From Pusillibacter faecalis, one genomic window encodes:
- the spoIVB gene encoding SpoIVB peptidase produces the protein MYEPSQSAKRMLRGGTALLLALLLCGAVGAGAAEMTDTRMLVPVGHTVGIKLFSRGVVVVKLSEGGTPAKAGGLQTGDVIVKCAGNSVTSTEQFQSLLQKSGGETTDLQVKRDGSSVTLSVEPEQNERGVYGIGAWIRDSMAGIGTMTYYDPATGAFGALGHGIADVDTAQLMPFSNGSILPSTVKAVKKGESGAAGELRGDFDLTGDLGDLYANTSNGIFGILEADDYSPVLGDAVPVGRAQTGPAVIRSNVQGDTVEEFDIEIVSVTSTGSDGRDMVISVKDPDLISATGGIVQGMSGSPILQDGQLVGAVTHVLLNSPQKGYGISIQRMLATAESVA, from the coding sequence TTGTATGAACCTTCGCAAAGCGCAAAGCGGATGCTGCGTGGCGGGACGGCATTGCTGCTGGCGCTGCTGTTGTGCGGCGCCGTTGGGGCTGGCGCAGCTGAGATGACAGACACCCGTATGCTGGTGCCGGTCGGTCATACCGTGGGCATCAAGCTTTTTTCCCGTGGCGTCGTGGTGGTCAAGCTCTCCGAAGGAGGAACTCCAGCCAAAGCCGGCGGACTCCAGACTGGAGACGTTATTGTAAAGTGCGCGGGCAACAGCGTGACCTCCACAGAACAGTTTCAGTCGCTCCTGCAAAAGAGCGGCGGAGAGACCACAGACCTGCAGGTGAAGCGGGATGGCAGCAGCGTGACACTCTCCGTGGAGCCAGAGCAAAATGAGCGGGGAGTCTATGGGATTGGTGCTTGGATTCGGGATAGTATGGCTGGGATCGGTACCATGACCTACTATGACCCGGCCACAGGCGCCTTTGGTGCGCTGGGTCATGGAATTGCGGATGTGGATACTGCACAGCTGATGCCTTTTTCCAACGGTTCCATTTTGCCTTCAACGGTCAAAGCCGTCAAAAAGGGAGAAAGCGGCGCTGCTGGGGAGCTGAGAGGCGATTTTGATTTGACCGGCGATTTGGGTGATCTCTACGCGAACACCAGCAACGGAATTTTCGGCATCTTGGAGGCCGATGACTACAGCCCGGTGCTTGGGGACGCGGTCCCCGTTGGCAGAGCTCAAACAGGACCGGCGGTCATACGAAGCAATGTGCAAGGGGACACCGTGGAGGAATTTGATATTGAAATTGTCAGCGTGACGTCCACTGGCTCCGATGGGCGAGATATGGTAATTTCCGTTAAGGACCCTGATTTGATTTCCGCTACCGGAGGAATTGTCCAGGGGATGAGTGGAAGCCCAATCCTGCAAGACGGACAGTTGGTAGGCGCTGTGACCCATGTGCTGCTGAACAGCCCCCAAAAGGGATATGGAATCTCCATTCAGAGAATGCTTGCAACAGCTGAAAGCGTCGCGTAA
- a CDS encoding recombinase family protein: protein MHKTVDRRPVLIYCRESRDENGESYERIETQRDILLDFCRRRGLVNVVDVILDDDTSGTSFRRFDPVIERVRQGEIQVLVFKDASRLGRNLKESLIFVDLVESCGAEILFESEEYNEDFFPLKAWFNEQRAKEDGQKIRRVLRHKMEAGTLLIKPFYGYRPGEAGRLVPDEQTASVVRWIFQQAQLGRGSGEIAGALNRKGLPTPSQAAGYEHAAACWNAQHIRRILTNSVYVGTMVYNRTGRKSYKNKTTIRRPETEWIILENHHEPLVPRELFNSLQRPARRQERRTAVSRPFSGLLRCGRCGSPLVLRSRKNRPDAYICGKNHREGAVSGRDGCTPHHVRESVLYEAALKYLERLLRSSSLNPEAIADRLDSGERNRRTELEKKLGRVRNMIDQMYDDRLRGVISEELFVRKYASCVAEEETLEAQLRSVAARRPGQNQLTGIRLDDIILHLDKRILTKELARTLFDRILVYEPGELPAKAPFAMPEELQVRVQTCGGIVFVENMASSAPQSITPGWV from the coding sequence ATGCATAAAACTGTGGACCGCCGGCCGGTGCTGATCTACTGCCGGGAGAGTCGGGATGAAAATGGTGAGTCCTATGAGCGGATTGAGACTCAGCGGGACATCCTGCTGGACTTTTGTCGGCGGCGCGGGCTGGTAAATGTGGTGGATGTGATCCTGGATGACGATACCTCCGGCACCAGCTTCCGGCGGTTTGATCCGGTGATTGAACGTGTCCGGCAGGGAGAGATTCAGGTTCTGGTCTTTAAGGATGCCTCCCGCCTGGGCAGAAATTTAAAGGAGAGCCTGATCTTTGTAGACCTGGTGGAGAGCTGCGGTGCGGAAATCCTCTTTGAGAGCGAGGAATATAACGAGGATTTTTTTCCGCTCAAGGCGTGGTTCAATGAGCAGCGGGCCAAGGAGGATGGACAGAAAATTCGCCGTGTGCTGCGGCACAAGATGGAGGCTGGCACCCTTTTGATAAAACCATTTTACGGCTACAGGCCGGGAGAGGCCGGCAGACTGGTGCCGGACGAACAGACCGCCAGCGTGGTCCGGTGGATTTTTCAGCAGGCACAGCTGGGGCGGGGGAGTGGGGAGATCGCCGGGGCACTGAACCGGAAAGGACTCCCCACGCCGTCCCAGGCCGCGGGATATGAACATGCCGCTGCCTGCTGGAACGCCCAGCACATCCGCCGGATCTTGACAAATTCAGTGTATGTGGGCACGATGGTCTACAACCGCACAGGCCGGAAGAGCTATAAAAATAAAACCACCATTCGCCGCCCGGAGACAGAGTGGATTATTTTGGAGAACCACCATGAGCCGCTGGTTCCCCGGGAGCTGTTTAACTCTCTGCAAAGACCCGCCCGCCGTCAGGAGCGGCGTACTGCCGTGAGCCGGCCTTTTTCGGGCCTGCTGCGCTGCGGAAGATGCGGAAGCCCCTTGGTTCTCCGAAGTCGGAAAAACCGGCCGGACGCGTATATCTGTGGGAAAAACCATCGGGAGGGCGCCGTCAGCGGCAGGGACGGCTGCACACCGCACCATGTGCGGGAATCTGTGCTCTATGAGGCGGCACTGAAATACCTGGAGCGGCTGCTGCGCTCCTCCAGTCTGAATCCGGAGGCCATCGCGGACAGGCTGGACAGCGGGGAGCGGAACCGGAGGACGGAGCTGGAGAAGAAACTGGGGCGGGTGCGGAACATGATTGACCAAATGTATGACGACAGGCTCAGAGGTGTGATATCAGAGGAGCTGTTTGTCCGAAAATATGCCTCCTGTGTCGCTGAAGAAGAGACGCTGGAGGCTCAGCTGCGCTCCGTTGCAGCGCGGCGGCCAGGGCAAAACCAATTGACAGGGATTCGGCTGGACGATATAATATTACATTTAGATAAGAGAATTTTGACCAAGGAACTGGCAAGAACGCTTTTTGACCGCATTCTGGTCTATGAACCGGGGGAGCTTCCCGCAAAGGCGCCATTTGCCATGCCGGAGGAACTCCAAGTGCGGGTTCAAACTTGCGGCGGCATTGTGTTTGTGGAAAACATGGCATCTTCGGCACCACAGAGTATCACACCGGGGTGGGTGTGA
- a CDS encoding pyridoxal phosphate-dependent aminotransferase, whose amino-acid sequence MMSANKFLSNLTMNYPVSGIRAMFDLAADYPGAINLCNGEPNFETPEHIKESCIQALREGRTKYGTEPGLPAMRQAVANKYTKQFGRPYDMDNVMVTIGGVEGIFMALMTILNPGDEVIIPDPAYTCYVGQTLTLGGVPVRVPLYEEHGFRLQAEDLEKAITPKTKAIVITYPSNPLGAVLDRADGEALAKVIEKHNIMVISDEVYEKIIFDGREHFSLAQIESIKDKVLVVNSLSKTYAMTGWRLGYVVGWDKDLMKHMFKMQQAVASCLPIFTMQAGADAINGPQDCVEDMRRQYERRRDLLYNGLKEIPGMKPFRTEGSFCTFINIKDFGVSSWEFSKELLVNAGVMTIAGTAFGEMGEGYLRICFANSDENILEGVKRIKEYVERRGH is encoded by the coding sequence ATGATGAGTGCCAACAAGTTTTTATCAAATTTGACCATGAATTACCCGGTGTCCGGCATTCGTGCCATGTTTGATTTGGCAGCGGACTATCCCGGTGCCATTAACCTGTGCAATGGCGAGCCCAATTTTGAAACGCCGGAGCACATCAAGGAGAGCTGTATCCAGGCTCTGCGGGAGGGACGGACCAAGTACGGAACGGAGCCGGGCCTTCCGGCCATGCGTCAGGCAGTGGCAAACAAATATACCAAGCAGTTTGGACGGCCCTATGACATGGACAATGTCATGGTCACCATCGGCGGTGTGGAAGGGATCTTCATGGCGCTGATGACAATCCTGAACCCCGGCGATGAGGTTATCATCCCGGACCCGGCCTATACCTGCTATGTGGGCCAGACCCTGACTCTGGGCGGCGTGCCGGTTCGGGTGCCGCTCTATGAAGAACATGGTTTCCGCCTGCAGGCGGAGGACCTGGAAAAGGCCATCACCCCCAAGACCAAGGCCATTGTCATTACATATCCCAGCAACCCCTTGGGAGCGGTACTGGACCGGGCAGACGGTGAAGCTCTGGCAAAGGTGATCGAAAAGCACAACATTATGGTGATCTCCGATGAGGTCTATGAAAAGATCATTTTTGACGGCCGGGAGCATTTCAGTCTTGCCCAGATTGAGTCCATCAAGGATAAGGTCCTGGTGGTCAACAGCCTCTCTAAGACCTACGCCATGACTGGCTGGCGGCTTGGTTATGTGGTTGGCTGGGACAAGGATTTGATGAAGCATATGTTCAAGATGCAACAGGCGGTGGCCTCCTGCCTGCCGATCTTCACCATGCAGGCCGGCGCTGACGCTATTAATGGGCCTCAGGACTGCGTGGAGGATATGCGCCGCCAGTATGAGCGCCGCCGTGACCTGCTGTACAACGGCTTGAAGGAGATTCCAGGGATGAAGCCCTTCCGGACCGAGGGCTCCTTCTGTACCTTCATTAACATCAAGGACTTTGGAGTCTCCTCCTGGGAGTTCTCTAAGGAACTGCTGGTGAACGCCGGCGTGATGACCATTGCGGGCACCGCCTTTGGCGAGATGGGCGAGGGCTATCTGCGCATCTGTTTTGCGAACTCCGATGAAAATATCCTGGAGGGTGTGAAGAGGATCAAGGAGTACGTTGAAAGGCGGGGGCATTAA
- the ftsZ gene encoding cell division protein FtsZ, which yields MAFGLETGPDTVVNIKVIGVGGGGNNVVNRMVRSGTKGVDFVAVNTDKQALNVSSATYKIQIGEKLTHGQGAGSDPEVGRKSAEESRQQIAKALENTDMVFITAGMGGGTGTGGAPIVAEIAKEMGILTVAVVTKPFGFEGRRRMQQAESGIAEMKDKVDSLVIIPNERLKHATDQKITFANAFEIADDVLRQAVQSISDLIRDTGFINLDFADVTAIMKNAGMAHMGVGRAAGKGKAEEAARMAISSPLLETSIEGAKGVLINVTGSMDIGLEEVEQAASLVQAAVHPDALTIFGAQFDETLDDEIRVTVIATGFDKQPGEPLPKISSKTPEDEGAAVPGPMPLKEDDVEKSEEADPFDDIFKIFNKRD from the coding sequence ATGGCATTTGGGTTGGAGACCGGTCCTGACACCGTTGTCAATATCAAGGTCATCGGCGTGGGCGGCGGCGGCAACAATGTGGTGAACCGCATGGTCCGCTCCGGCACGAAGGGCGTGGACTTTGTGGCAGTGAACACCGATAAGCAGGCGCTGAATGTATCCAGCGCTACCTATAAAATTCAAATTGGAGAAAAGCTGACCCATGGCCAGGGGGCGGGGTCTGACCCGGAGGTGGGCCGCAAGTCCGCGGAGGAGAGCCGCCAGCAGATCGCCAAGGCACTGGAAAATACAGATATGGTTTTTATTACTGCCGGCATGGGAGGCGGCACCGGCACGGGCGGCGCGCCAATTGTGGCAGAGATTGCCAAGGAGATGGGAATCCTGACCGTGGCCGTGGTCACAAAGCCCTTTGGCTTTGAAGGCCGCCGCCGGATGCAGCAGGCGGAATCCGGCATTGCAGAGATGAAGGATAAGGTTGATTCTCTGGTCATTATCCCCAATGAGCGGCTCAAGCATGCCACGGATCAAAAAATTACCTTTGCAAATGCGTTTGAGATTGCGGATGACGTGTTGCGTCAGGCAGTACAGTCCATCTCCGATCTGATTCGGGATACCGGCTTTATCAATCTGGACTTTGCCGACGTAACTGCCATCATGAAAAACGCCGGCATGGCCCATATGGGCGTGGGCCGGGCCGCCGGCAAGGGTAAGGCGGAGGAAGCCGCCCGCATGGCGATTTCCAGCCCGCTGTTGGAGACCTCTATCGAGGGAGCCAAGGGCGTGCTGATCAATGTCACCGGCTCCATGGATATTGGCCTGGAAGAGGTGGAGCAGGCCGCCAGCTTGGTGCAGGCTGCCGTCCACCCCGACGCGCTTACCATTTTCGGTGCCCAGTTCGATGAGACATTGGATGATGAGATTCGAGTCACGGTGATTGCCACCGGATTTGATAAGCAGCCCGGTGAGCCGCTTCCAAAGATATCCAGTAAAACTCCGGAGGACGAAGGTGCCGCTGTGCCGGGACCGATGCCCCTCAAGGAGGATGATGTGGAGAAGAGCGAGGAAGCTGACCCCTTTGATGATATTTTCAAAATTTTCAATAAGCGGGATTGA
- a CDS encoding LysR family transcriptional regulator produces the protein MNFRQLEYILEVDRCGSINKASQTLFVSQPAISSAVHDLEAELGFPVFERSSKGITSTAEGKRFIMAARQIVDQWNQIRSSHTHGQTEPPLVLRISSGRYSFMSAAVIRFYEQELHKHSRFSLYINESGNADVVQDVFGRRADLGFIHVKNADEEAWKKRLEARNMEHIFLFRAYSCVTFRKSHPLAQRESFSIEDIYAYPQVRTTSKMTEYCNYDATQPFASYEKFEKNIFTNNRCTLYDVLSRTDAVFLGITAHYVTEFHPDLVTIPIRGDGAAWNIYCVRLKGNPPHPYAARFIHVLQTLIHEKDKPLPF, from the coding sequence ATGAATTTTCGACAGCTTGAATACATTTTGGAAGTTGACCGATGCGGATCGATCAACAAGGCTTCACAGACGCTGTTTGTCTCTCAGCCCGCCATCAGCTCCGCGGTTCATGATCTGGAGGCAGAGCTGGGGTTTCCGGTGTTTGAACGGAGTTCCAAGGGGATTACCAGCACAGCGGAGGGAAAACGGTTTATCATGGCCGCCAGACAAATTGTGGACCAGTGGAATCAGATTCGCAGCAGCCACACCCATGGCCAGACTGAACCACCCCTAGTGCTGCGGATTTCCAGCGGGCGGTATTCTTTTATGTCGGCAGCGGTGATTCGGTTTTATGAGCAGGAGCTGCACAAGCACTCCCGTTTTTCCCTGTATATCAATGAGAGCGGAAATGCGGATGTCGTGCAGGATGTATTTGGTCGCAGAGCTGATCTTGGCTTTATCCATGTAAAAAACGCAGATGAAGAGGCATGGAAAAAACGGTTGGAGGCCAGAAATATGGAGCATATTTTTTTGTTCCGGGCCTATTCCTGTGTGACGTTCCGAAAGAGTCATCCGCTGGCGCAGAGAGAATCTTTTTCCATAGAGGATATCTATGCATATCCTCAAGTTCGTACCACCAGCAAAATGACAGAGTACTGTAACTACGACGCTACACAGCCGTTTGCCAGTTATGAAAAGTTTGAGAAAAATATCTTTACCAATAACCGCTGTACGCTCTACGATGTTCTTTCCAGAACAGATGCGGTTTTTCTAGGGATTACAGCCCATTATGTCACAGAATTTCATCCGGATCTGGTGACAATTCCCATCAGAGGAGATGGAGCTGCCTGGAATATTTACTGCGTACGTCTGAAGGGGAACCCGCCGCATCCATATGCGGCGCGCTTTATCCACGTTTTACAGACGCTGATTCATGAAAAAGACAAGCCGCTGCCTTTTTAA
- a CDS encoding UDP-N-acetylglucosamine 1-carboxyvinyltransferase: MWKTWHLRHHRVSHRGGCELGPRPIDLHLSGLRTLGAEIDDTGGMLHCRAARLRGREIVLSLPSVGATENLMLAACGAEGTTSICNAAREPEITDLQNFLNACGARVSGAGSTTVVIEGGHKLHGCTYTVMPDRIVAGTYLCAAAAAGGTVLLQGAREQHLATVTAVLREAGCDIVSDSAGIACVCRRRLRAVRPVRTAPYPGFPTDAQAILMAALLRSRGATVFEENIFENRYRHVDELARMGADIQVSGRTAVVTGVETLRGAPVRCTDLRGGAALCVAALAAEGETRIAEIGHIDRGYERIERDLRALGAEIERIE; encoded by the coding sequence TTGTGGAAAACATGGCATCTTCGGCACCACAGAGTATCACACCGGGGTGGGTGTGAACTGGGACCGCGGCCCATCGACCTGCATCTGTCAGGATTGCGCACGCTGGGAGCGGAGATTGATGACACCGGCGGCATGCTCCACTGTCGGGCAGCGCGGCTGCGGGGCAGGGAAATTGTGCTGAGTCTGCCCTCTGTGGGGGCCACAGAGAATCTGATGCTGGCTGCCTGCGGGGCGGAGGGAACCACCTCCATCTGCAATGCTGCCAGAGAGCCGGAGATTACAGACTTACAGAATTTTCTAAACGCCTGTGGAGCCCGGGTATCCGGCGCAGGAAGCACCACCGTGGTGATTGAGGGCGGACACAAGCTCCATGGATGTACGTATACAGTGATGCCGGACCGCATTGTAGCGGGCACATATTTATGCGCGGCGGCAGCTGCCGGCGGGACGGTCCTTCTGCAGGGGGCCAGGGAACAGCATCTTGCCACAGTGACCGCCGTACTGCGGGAGGCCGGGTGTGACATTGTTTCAGACAGCGCAGGGATTGCGTGTGTCTGCCGGCGCAGGCTACGGGCGGTTCGGCCTGTGCGGACCGCACCCTATCCTGGATTTCCCACCGACGCGCAGGCCATCCTGATGGCGGCGCTGCTGCGCAGCCGGGGAGCGACGGTGTTTGAGGAAAATATTTTTGAAAACCGCTATCGGCATGTAGATGAGCTGGCCCGCATGGGGGCGGACATTCAGGTGTCCGGCCGCACAGCGGTAGTGACCGGTGTGGAGACTCTGCGGGGCGCACCGGTGCGGTGTACGGATCTTCGGGGCGGCGCGGCACTTTGTGTTGCGGCGCTAGCGGCAGAGGGGGAGACCCGCATTGCGGAGATTGGACACATTGACCGTGGCTATGAGAGGATAGAGAGGGATCTGCGGGCCTTGGGCGCGGAGATCGAACGAATTGAGTAG
- a CDS encoding cell division protein FtsQ/DivIB produces MGRYSKRRRRRGSSGFLYKLLSVLAICGCLIAALTLFFRVDTIAVSGQGRYTAQEIQAASGIQEGDNLLLLNKHSASGNISEKLPYIEEIRIHKRLPDTLEIEVRECTAPVAVVQDNITWLISAGGKSGRGKIVDQTDASAAANYAVVSGCTLLAPSVGGEVVLASEFSVQQESLLSLLSALDEADMLGEVDGIHLDDLSVIRMDYLGRFTVKLPYSADYATKMKILSMAIESDYVQDNMTGTFDMTREDGRVYLDQSTR; encoded by the coding sequence ATGGGCAGATATTCAAAACGAAGACGACGCAGGGGAAGCTCCGGCTTTCTCTATAAGCTGCTGTCCGTGTTGGCAATCTGCGGCTGTCTCATCGCGGCGCTGACGCTGTTTTTCCGGGTGGACACTATTGCGGTCAGCGGCCAGGGCCGCTATACGGCTCAGGAGATTCAGGCGGCTTCCGGTATTCAGGAGGGTGACAATCTGCTGCTGCTGAACAAACACAGCGCTTCAGGGAATATTTCAGAAAAGCTGCCCTATATTGAGGAAATCCGGATTCACAAGCGCCTGCCGGATACGCTGGAGATTGAGGTGCGGGAGTGCACCGCGCCGGTGGCGGTGGTGCAGGATAACATCACATGGCTGATCAGCGCCGGGGGCAAGAGCGGCAGAGGCAAGATCGTAGATCAGACAGATGCGTCGGCGGCTGCCAATTACGCGGTGGTGTCCGGCTGTACGTTGCTGGCCCCCTCCGTAGGGGGAGAGGTCGTCCTGGCCAGTGAGTTCAGTGTGCAGCAGGAAAGCCTGCTCAGCCTGCTCTCTGCGCTGGATGAGGCAGATATGCTGGGAGAGGTGGATGGCATTCATCTGGACGATCTCTCCGTGATTCGAATGGACTACTTGGGGCGTTTCACCGTAAAACTGCCCTACAGCGCGGACTATGCCACCAAGATGAAAATTTTGAGCATGGCGATTGAGAGCGACTACGTCCAGGACAATATGACCGGCACCTTTGACATGACCCGGGAAGACGGCAGAGTATATCTGGATCAGAGCACCCGATAG
- a CDS encoding polysaccharide deacetylase family protein, with the protein MKKMPVLLTFDVDGECLWRCRDPKNAERPVILSQGRYGPESGVPRILSMLRKHGIHATFFVPGFTVDEYPDMVRQMDAEGHELGNHSWSHTYPDNMSGYDEEMKEYLDCSDIMEKVVGYRPKGYRSPAWEFSPYTLDILEQHLPEIAYSSNMMDTERIRYLTVNGRKTKLVELPIHWVLDDAAFWLYSVRTPGKCMQPLSAVKEYWQEEFDALLAEFQAEVRESGDSDICFVLTCHPQIIGRPARMKMLDEFVQHMQDTNAVEFMTGFEAADAFRRAHPIR; encoded by the coding sequence ATGAAGAAGATGCCTGTACTGCTGACGTTCGATGTGGACGGAGAATGCCTGTGGCGCTGCCGGGACCCGAAAAATGCTGAACGGCCAGTCATTCTGTCCCAGGGGAGATATGGCCCGGAGAGCGGCGTGCCCCGCATTTTGAGCATGCTCAGAAAACATGGAATTCACGCGACGTTTTTTGTCCCGGGTTTTACCGTGGACGAATATCCGGATATGGTGCGTCAGATGGACGCGGAGGGGCATGAACTGGGCAATCACAGCTGGAGCCACACCTATCCCGACAATATGTCCGGCTATGACGAGGAAATGAAGGAGTACTTGGACTGCAGCGACATCATGGAAAAAGTTGTTGGTTATCGGCCCAAGGGCTACCGCTCTCCCGCGTGGGAATTCAGTCCTTATACACTGGACATTTTGGAGCAGCATCTGCCGGAGATCGCATATTCCAGTAACATGATGGACACGGAGCGCATCCGGTATTTGACGGTCAATGGCAGAAAGACCAAGCTGGTGGAGCTGCCCATCCACTGGGTTCTGGACGATGCGGCTTTCTGGCTCTATAGCGTCCGGACACCTGGAAAGTGTATGCAGCCTCTAAGCGCAGTCAAGGAGTACTGGCAGGAGGAGTTTGACGCGCTGCTGGCGGAGTTTCAGGCAGAGGTGCGGGAGAGCGGTGATTCTGATATCTGCTTTGTGCTGACCTGCCACCCGCAGATCATCGGCCGTCCCGCGCGGATGAAGATGCTGGATGAGTTTGTACAGCATATGCAGGACACCAATGCGGTGGAGTTTATGACTGGTTTTGAGGCGGCGGACGCCTTTAGAAGGGCGCATCCGATTCGATGA